One window from the genome of Anopheles merus strain MAF chromosome 3R, AmerM5.1, whole genome shotgun sequence encodes:
- the LOC121597035 gene encoding succinate dehydrogenase assembly factor 4, mitochondrial: MMTSKVLVNKFSSSIRHVYVVNFVPSLSFSTNKPPSDKPVSPRMEEFQKKLREKTPIGKLDEIVGKHPYQEKEPLEPWPNNTNPNTGEIGGPKGPEPTRYGDWERKGRVTDF; the protein is encoded by the exons ATGATGACGTCCAAAGTTTTGGTGAACAAATTTTCCTCCTCCATCCGACACGTGTATGTCGTCAATTTCG TTCCCTCGCTGTCTTTCTCGACGAACAAACCACCGTCGGACAAACCGGTCAGTCCGCGGATGGAGGAGTTCCAGAAGAAGCTGCGCGAAAAAACACCCATCGGCAAGCTGGACGAGATCGTTGGCAAGCATCCGTACCAGGAGAAGGAACCGCTCGAGCCGTGGCCAAACAACACGAACCCAAACACGGGCGAAATCGGTGGACCGAAGGGACCGGAACCGACCCGGTACGGGGATTGGGAGCGCAAGGGGCGTGTTACAGATTTTTAG